The sequence below is a genomic window from Paroedura picta isolate Pp20150507F chromosome 12, Ppicta_v3.0, whole genome shotgun sequence.
GCCTCATGGCCAcataagaaagagaaacaaggggGAGGTCCTTTGCTGGGTGAATTGATACATGAAGTTCACTGGCTTAGTCCTGCTGTCTTTCCTGGTTTCATagccacccccccctccaaaacatgcCTATAGGGCAACACAGACTTGTGGAGTAACCAGAGGCTGGTGTTGCAGGCTGCTGGTATTTCAGACAGGCAACCTCTTCTTATTCTGATGAAGCGATGCCATTGGAGTCATTTCAAAGTGgaattttgaaagggggggggggagacaaacactgacaaaAATAGCAGCATTTTGCATTTTCAGTGTTCACTTGATCAAAGAGCAATTCCTTTTGGACATCATTATCCACATTACAGCAATGTCAATCTTTCGGCCCGTAGGGGCTCAACTGAGGCAGCCAAAGATGTCTATCGAAGGGGCACTTTATTTCCCACCAAAGAGTTCTAAGCCATCAATAGTATCTGGAGGTAAAGGGGCAGAAGTAAATTGTCCACTTGGGTAGTGTACGCTTCCAAAAGCGAAACCAGGCTAATGGAGACCAAAATCCAAGAGTAGCTGGCATTGAGATCGACTGTGCTGTCAAAGATCAGGATTACGGCTACAGCAATGATCTGGGCAAAGATGGCAGTCATTGTCCCTTCAAACGTTTTCTTAGTTCCTGGCCATTTAATCTCCCCGACAGTACTGCCAAAAACAGAGGCTACCGAATCCCCAACCCCCACAGCCAGGACCCCCGAGTAGGGTGCCAGTGCTCCTGTCCCAGCTAAAGTTCCTTTCGGGGCACATGGTCTTGGGAACAACCACACAGGGAGGGACATGCCAAGGAGAAGGTAGATGTGGGTCAAGATCAAAGGCCCACTGTCACGTTCATctaaaaagagagaaagcaggTGTCGAAGCATCTGGCCAAAGGGTTTGATCCTAAAGTATCGGATGTACTCTAGAAGGATCAGGACCGCCAGGCAGACCACAGCGGCCACATACAGGAGCTGGCGGTCATGGATTAGCCCTGGGACATAAGTTGCCACCACAATGAAGTGGAAATACTTCCTGGTTACGGTTGATGCTTGGTGCTTTTTAGAACCAGATGACCTCTTTGTGTTTTGGTAAAGGACAACGGTGCATGCTGAAATGGCCAGCAGGGTCCAGTAGGCCAGTAGGTAAACTCTTGTCTGTGTTTGAGACAGGAACCGGAAGAGCCAAAATAAGGGATTCCTTCGGATCAGCCGATACAGCCACGGCATGACCACGCCCAGCCCCAGGACTGCTGTCATCATGTGGAAGAACATGGAGGAGATCCAGGTTCCAGAATCCATGAAGAAAAACAGGGCCGTGAAGAATATCCCCAAGAGGACTATACCCACCACTACCACCAGCAGGAAGAAATCTACAGGGTCCCCTCTGCCTTCAACTACATTCAGAGAACGTTTAATGAGCTGGTTGAGGACAAAACTGATGCCCGTAAGGATGAGTAGAGCCTCGCCGGGAGTAAAACAGCGGGGCAACAGGTACAGCAATATCATGCTGAGGTAGACAAAGATAAGCAGCACTTCCAGAACCTCGATCACTTCAGACACAGATAAAGACTGCTTCATGGTATATAT
It includes:
- the DOLK gene encoding dolichol kinase, with amino-acid sequence MPAAGTTLNKPVLVESLIVFAIVLCVHGATWDRFSWCAIALAIQAFYIQFKWDHLLQLGSAVFQFRTTANSGLLPACMAIPLLGIVVKERCSMAGIVYFERFGIVVACTGMVIALFLSVIAIGITKPVPTNTCILSGIAGSLIIYTMKQSLSVSEVIEVLEVLLIFVYLSMILLYLLPRCFTPGEALLILTGISFVLNQLIKRSLNVVEGRGDPVDFFLLVVVVGIVLLGIFFTALFFFMDSGTWISSMFFHMMTAVLGLGVVMPWLYRLIRRNPLFWLFRFLSQTQTRVYLLAYWTLLAISACTVVLYQNTKRSSGSKKHQASTVTRKYFHFIVVATYVPGLIHDRQLLYVAAVVCLAVLILLEYIRYFRIKPFGQMLRHLLSLFLDERDSGPLILTHIYLLLGMSLPVWLFPRPCAPKGTLAGTGALAPYSGVLAVGVGDSVASVFGSTVGEIKWPGTKKTFEGTMTAIFAQIIAVAVILIFDSTVDLNASYSWILVSISLVSLLEAYTTQVDNLLLPLYLQILLMA